A genome region from Thermomonospora amylolytica includes the following:
- a CDS encoding serine/threonine-protein kinase yields MAAWQVSGFREVRELGSGGQGRVVLAVHEESGAPVAIKYLPAQAGEEDRDRFRHEARMLGRVGSPHVARLYRLVESEHGTAIVMEAVNGASLKEVLSHHGRLEPEAALTVLKGSLLGLAAAHAVGVVHRDYKPANVIVPADGRSKLIDFGIATPAGTASGAGTPYYMAPEQWRNEPASPATDVYAATCVFYECIAGRRPYPAADRMALMAQHATAPVPVDDVPEPLRPLVVRGMAKNAAERPPGAAAFVDKLEQAARAAYGADWEDRGVRTLAATAVALAALFPLVAAGLAAPAGAGLVGAATGAGAVAGAGGVAGAGGAGTAGAGGAGTGLLAGTGAKVATALAVTAAVAAGGVVYTVQNDDPPAIPPVVNVAATTRTHSANLPDINLVVQGAEYAVVSGLPDRAAQQRINQALRAPVDQAVADYRAHWQEVRPDRAAGGGPVGPPMRLNIKVSYGQRGPRLLSVRYMIENPVYAGGGISRGSSPSTST; encoded by the coding sequence GTGGCGGCGTGGCAGGTCTCCGGGTTCCGGGAGGTCCGGGAGCTCGGCAGCGGCGGGCAGGGCCGGGTGGTGCTGGCCGTGCACGAGGAGTCGGGCGCTCCGGTGGCGATCAAGTACCTGCCCGCGCAGGCCGGCGAGGAGGACCGCGACCGTTTCCGGCACGAGGCGCGGATGCTCGGCCGGGTCGGCAGCCCGCACGTGGCGCGCCTGTACCGGCTGGTCGAGAGCGAGCACGGCACCGCGATCGTCATGGAGGCGGTGAACGGCGCCTCGCTCAAGGAGGTCCTGTCCCACCACGGGAGGCTGGAACCGGAGGCGGCGCTGACCGTGCTCAAGGGTTCGCTGCTCGGGCTGGCCGCCGCCCACGCGGTCGGGGTGGTCCACCGGGACTACAAGCCCGCGAACGTGATCGTCCCGGCGGACGGGCGCAGCAAGCTCATCGACTTCGGCATCGCCACGCCCGCGGGCACCGCCTCGGGCGCCGGGACGCCCTACTACATGGCCCCCGAGCAGTGGCGGAACGAGCCCGCCTCCCCCGCCACCGACGTGTACGCGGCGACGTGCGTGTTCTACGAATGCATCGCCGGCCGCCGCCCCTATCCGGCCGCCGACCGCATGGCGCTGATGGCGCAGCACGCCACCGCCCCCGTCCCGGTCGACGACGTTCCCGAACCGCTGCGTCCGCTGGTGGTGCGGGGCATGGCCAAGAACGCGGCCGAACGTCCCCCGGGAGCCGCCGCGTTCGTCGACAAGCTGGAACAGGCCGCCCGCGCCGCCTACGGCGCGGACTGGGAGGACCGCGGCGTACGAACCCTCGCCGCCACGGCCGTCGCCCTGGCCGCTCTGTTCCCGCTGGTCGCGGCCGGGTTGGCCGCCCCGGCCGGAGCGGGCCTGGTCGGCGCCGCCACCGGAGCCGGAGCCGTGGCCGGAGCGGGAGGCGTCGCCGGGGCCGGAGGAGCGGGCACCGCCGGAGCAGGGGGCGCCGGTACGGGGCTGCTGGCGGGGACGGGCGCGAAGGTGGCCACGGCGCTCGCGGTGACCGCCGCCGTGGCCGCCGGAGGCGTCGTCTACACCGTCCAGAACGACGACCCCCCGGCCATACCGCCGGTGGTGAACGTCGCCGCGACGACCCGGACGCATTCGGCGAACCTGCCGGACATCAACCTGGTCGTGCAGGGCGCCGAGTACGCGGTCGTCAGCGGCCTGCCCGACCGGGCGGCGCAGCAGCGCATCAACCAGGCCCTGCGAGCCCCGGTCGACCAGGCCGTCGCCGACTACCGCGCCCACTGGCAGGAGGTCCGCCCCGACCGTGCCGCCGGCGGCGGTCCCGTGGGCCCTCCCATGCGGCTGAACATCAAGGTCTCCTACGGCCAGCGCGGCCCCCGCCTGCTGTCGGTCCGCTACATGATCGAGAATCCGGTGTACGCGGGCGGCGGGATCTCCCGAGGGTCAAGTCCGTCAACGTCGACCTGA
- a CDS encoding NAD(P)-dependent oxidoreductase: MTGTKIAVLGTGIIGAPVARNLSQDFAVRVWNRTRAKAEPLAATNGIEVAGTPAEAVTGAGIVLTVLKDGPTALQVMRDAAPGLAEDAIWIQLGTVGVTAIEELAGFAERHRLVFYDAPVQGTRQPAESGNLVILASGPEDARAHVQPVFDAIGSRTVWVSPRPGDSSRLKLALNSLVLALTHGTAESLALAEALGVDPRLVIDVVTGGPLDSGYFQTKAAAMLNGAYEPAFALANAAKDTRLILEAAEVAGFHADLAAGGLRRFERALEAGHGDKDMAASYLAG; encoded by the coding sequence ATGACCGGCACGAAGATCGCCGTGCTCGGCACCGGGATCATCGGCGCACCCGTGGCGCGGAACCTGAGCCAGGACTTCGCGGTCCGCGTCTGGAACCGCACGCGCGCCAAGGCAGAGCCCCTGGCCGCAACGAACGGCATCGAGGTGGCAGGCACGCCCGCGGAGGCCGTCACCGGGGCCGGCATCGTCCTCACCGTCCTCAAGGACGGGCCGACCGCCCTGCAGGTCATGCGGGACGCCGCGCCCGGTCTCGCCGAGGACGCGATCTGGATCCAGCTCGGCACCGTCGGCGTGACCGCGATCGAGGAGCTGGCCGGTTTCGCCGAACGGCACCGCCTGGTCTTCTACGACGCGCCCGTGCAGGGCACCAGGCAGCCCGCCGAGAGCGGGAACTTGGTGATCCTGGCGTCCGGCCCGGAGGACGCCCGGGCGCACGTCCAGCCGGTGTTCGACGCCATCGGCAGCCGCACCGTGTGGGTCTCGCCGCGGCCCGGCGACTCCAGCCGCCTCAAGCTGGCGCTCAACAGCCTGGTCCTCGCGCTCACCCACGGCACCGCCGAGAGCCTGGCGCTGGCCGAGGCGCTCGGCGTGGACCCGCGGCTGGTGATCGACGTGGTCACCGGCGGGCCGCTGGACAGCGGGTACTTCCAGACCAAGGCGGCGGCCATGCTGAACGGCGCCTACGAGCCCGCGTTCGCCCTGGCCAACGCCGCCAAGGACACCCGGCTGATCCTGGAGGCGGCCGAGGTGGCGGGATTCCACGCCGACCTGGCCGCCGGGGGCCTGCGCAGGTTCGAGCGGGCGCTGGAGGCGGGACACGGCGACAAGGACATGGCGGCCTCCTACCTGGCGGGCTGA
- a CDS encoding NAD-dependent epimerase/dehydratase family protein, which translates to MRVFVTGATGFVGSHAVAALLDAGHTPRLLVRDPAKAARVLAALGVDTGSVELATGDMLDGNAVAAALDGCRAAIHAAASVGVTGGGGDLVEINVTGTRNVVGGAVARGLDPVVHVSTIAVFVPPRDPVITADGPLASPRNAYGRSKVAAERYVRGLQDGGAPVTIVYPGGVVGPHQPVLDSLMEGLVAALRLVWPLPRGGVSVIDVRDLAEALARCVVPGRGARRWVLGGHHLTWRRYADLCEELTGAKVRRLPVPGAALLAAGVLLDAVKRVRPFDYPLTRDAAEFMTRLAPTDDRPALDALGMKLRPVEETLADSLRWLVEAGHLDAERVPFTRST; encoded by the coding sequence ATGCGCGTCTTCGTGACCGGGGCCACAGGCTTCGTGGGATCCCATGCCGTCGCCGCACTCCTGGACGCCGGGCACACCCCGCGGCTGCTCGTCCGCGACCCCGCCAAGGCCGCGCGCGTGCTGGCCGCCCTCGGCGTCGACACCGGGAGCGTGGAACTGGCCACCGGGGACATGCTCGACGGGAACGCGGTCGCCGCGGCGCTGGACGGCTGCCGGGCGGCGATCCACGCGGCCGCCTCGGTCGGCGTCACCGGCGGGGGCGGGGACCTGGTGGAGATCAACGTCACCGGCACCCGCAACGTCGTCGGCGGGGCCGTCGCCCGGGGCCTGGACCCGGTCGTCCACGTCTCCACGATCGCCGTGTTCGTGCCGCCGCGCGATCCGGTCATCACCGCGGACGGCCCGCTGGCCAGCCCGCGCAACGCCTACGGCCGTTCCAAGGTCGCCGCCGAACGGTACGTGCGGGGCCTGCAGGACGGGGGCGCGCCCGTCACGATCGTCTACCCGGGCGGGGTCGTCGGACCGCACCAGCCCGTCCTGGACTCCCTGATGGAGGGCCTGGTGGCGGCGTTGCGGCTGGTGTGGCCGCTGCCGCGCGGGGGAGTGAGCGTCATCGACGTCCGCGACCTGGCGGAGGCGCTGGCCCGGTGCGTCGTTCCCGGCCGGGGGGCGCGGCGCTGGGTGCTCGGCGGGCACCACCTGACGTGGCGGAGGTACGCCGACCTGTGCGAGGAACTGACCGGGGCGAAGGTCCGGCGGCTGCCCGTGCCCGGTGCGGCGCTGCTGGCGGCGGGTGTTCTGCTGGACGCGGTCAAACGGGTCCGGCCGTTCGACTATCCGCTGACCAGGGACGCCGCTGAGTTCATGACCCGGCTGGCGCCCACCGACGACCGGCCCGCCCTGGACGCCCTCGGGATGAAGCTCCGTCCGGTCGAGGAGACCCTCGCCGACTCGTTGCGCTGGCTGGTCGAGGCAGGGCACCTTGATGCCGAGCGCGTCCCCTTCACCAGGAGCACCTGA
- a CDS encoding ATP-binding cassette domain-containing protein translates to MSADTPLVRLTGVGKNYGNVIALRDVDLRVDAGRVTCVLGDNGAGKSTLIKIIAGLHRHDAGSYEVEGRQVAFDSPREALDRGIATVYQDLAVVPLMPVWRNFFLGSEKRRGFGRLDVEYMRRTTKAELARMGIDLRDVDQPVGTLSGGERQCVAIARAVHFGAKVLVLDEPTAALGVKQAGVVLRYIVQAREQGLGVVFITHNPHHAYPVGDRFLILNRGRSIGHHTKDQITRDQLISLMAGGAELEQLAHELETIAAGRTAARELTEETDTKPHHPDHPPAAAQGTDSPPRRPPVRTAAGRPLP, encoded by the coding sequence ATGAGCGCGGACACCCCGCTGGTGAGGCTCACCGGCGTCGGCAAGAACTACGGCAACGTCATCGCGCTGCGCGACGTGGACCTGCGGGTCGACGCCGGCCGGGTGACCTGCGTGCTGGGCGACAACGGGGCCGGCAAGTCCACCCTGATCAAGATCATCGCCGGTCTGCACCGGCACGACGCCGGCAGCTACGAGGTTGAGGGGCGCCAGGTGGCGTTCGACTCCCCGCGCGAGGCCCTCGACCGGGGGATCGCCACCGTCTACCAGGATTTGGCGGTCGTCCCGCTGATGCCGGTGTGGCGCAACTTCTTCCTCGGCTCGGAGAAGCGCCGCGGCTTCGGCCGTCTCGACGTGGAGTACATGCGCCGCACCACCAAGGCGGAACTGGCCCGCATGGGCATCGACCTGCGCGACGTGGACCAGCCCGTCGGCACCCTGTCCGGCGGCGAACGCCAGTGCGTGGCCATCGCCCGCGCCGTCCACTTCGGCGCCAAGGTCCTGGTGCTGGACGAGCCGACCGCCGCCCTCGGCGTCAAGCAGGCCGGGGTGGTGCTGCGCTACATCGTCCAGGCCCGCGAACAGGGCCTCGGCGTCGTCTTCATCACCCACAACCCGCACCACGCCTACCCGGTCGGCGACCGCTTCCTGATCCTCAACCGCGGCCGCAGCATCGGCCACCACACCAAGGACCAGATCACCCGCGACCAGTTGATCTCCCTGATGGCCGGAGGCGCCGAGCTCGAACAGCTCGCCCACGAACTGGAGACCATCGCCGCCGGCCGCACCGCCGCCCGCGAACTCACCGAGGAGACCGACACCAAGCCCCACCACCCTGACCACCCGCCCGCCGCCGCCCAGGGCACCGACTCGCCACCCCGTCGCCCGCCCGTCCGGACGGCCGCCGGCCGACCGCTGCCCTGA
- a CDS encoding ABC transporter permease, giving the protein MSQAVLDVAADERLAGRSPLRRLAGRPEVGALLGAAALFVFFALVADSFLQAASLSTVLYASSTFGIMAVSVALLMIGGEFDLSAGVMVTTAALLSAMLSYQLTLNVWAGVAISLALTLGLGLLNGVLYVRTRLPSFIVTLATFFMLAGANLGVTKLVTGNVATDSVRDMDGFASARAVFAADLDVGGVQVNVTVLWWLLFTAVATWILLRTRAGNWIFACGGNPQAARAVGVPVDRVRIALFMGVAFTAWFSGMHLLFAYGTVQSGEGVGNEFSYIICAVIGGCLLTGGYGSAIGAAIGAFIFGMTNKGIVYAEWDPDWFKFFLGAMLLLATVVNLVVRRRAELSR; this is encoded by the coding sequence GTGAGCCAGGCCGTGCTGGACGTCGCGGCGGACGAGCGCCTGGCCGGGCGCTCGCCGCTGCGGCGGCTGGCCGGCCGCCCGGAGGTCGGGGCGCTGCTCGGCGCGGCCGCGCTGTTCGTGTTCTTCGCCCTGGTCGCCGACTCGTTCCTGCAGGCCGCGTCGCTGTCCACGGTGCTGTACGCCAGCAGCACGTTCGGGATCATGGCGGTGTCGGTGGCGCTGCTGATGATCGGCGGCGAGTTCGACCTGTCGGCCGGGGTGATGGTCACCACCGCGGCGCTGCTGTCGGCGATGCTCAGCTACCAGCTCACCCTGAACGTGTGGGCCGGGGTGGCGATCTCGCTGGCGCTGACGCTGGGCCTGGGCCTGCTGAACGGCGTGCTGTACGTCCGCACCCGGCTGCCCAGCTTCATCGTCACCCTCGCCACGTTCTTCATGCTGGCGGGCGCCAACCTCGGCGTCACCAAACTGGTCACCGGCAACGTCGCCACCGACTCCGTCCGCGACATGGACGGGTTCGCCTCGGCGCGGGCGGTGTTCGCCGCCGACCTCGACGTCGGCGGCGTGCAGGTGAACGTGACGGTGCTGTGGTGGCTGCTGTTCACCGCGGTCGCCACCTGGATCCTGCTGCGCACCCGCGCCGGCAACTGGATCTTCGCCTGCGGCGGGAACCCGCAGGCGGCCCGCGCGGTCGGCGTGCCGGTCGACCGGGTGAGGATCGCCCTGTTCATGGGGGTGGCCTTCACCGCCTGGTTCTCCGGGATGCACCTGCTGTTCGCCTACGGGACGGTGCAGTCCGGGGAGGGCGTGGGCAACGAGTTCTCCTACATCATCTGCGCGGTGATCGGCGGCTGCCTGCTCACCGGCGGGTACGGCTCGGCGATCGGCGCCGCGATCGGGGCGTTCATCTTCGGGATGACCAACAAGGGGATCGTGTACGCCGAGTGGGATCCCGACTGGTTCAAGTTCTTCCTGGGGGCGATGCTGCTGCTGGCCACCGTGGTCAACCTGGTCGTGCGGCGACGGGCGGAGCTGTCGAGATGA
- a CDS encoding sugar ABC transporter substrate-binding protein → MKRMAGAVPRAAAVAAAMALALGGCSGSGGKKAEQDAEAGVAGPRLKIAMITHSGPGDTFWDIVQKGAKAAAAKDNVEFLYSADPDGGKQAQLVQTAIDQKVDGIIVTLAKPDALKDVLARARAANIPVVSINSGADRSAALGAVAHFGQDETIAGEAAGEQLEKIGATKAVCVIHEQGNVGHEARCAGAEKTFGGRMENLYVQGTNMPQVKSSITAKLQSDPGIDGILTLGAPFAATAVDSVEQTGSSAKVGTFDLNKDLIASVRNGSIWFAVDQQPYLQGYLAVDELWLLKTNGNVIGGGRPVLTGPAIVTKDNADTVAPFADRGTR, encoded by the coding sequence ATGAAGCGCATGGCAGGCGCCGTCCCCCGCGCCGCCGCCGTGGCGGCGGCGATGGCACTGGCGCTCGGCGGATGCAGCGGCTCGGGCGGAAAGAAGGCCGAGCAGGACGCCGAGGCGGGCGTCGCCGGACCACGGCTGAAGATCGCGATGATCACCCACTCCGGGCCGGGCGACACGTTCTGGGACATCGTGCAGAAGGGGGCCAAGGCCGCCGCCGCCAAGGACAACGTCGAGTTCCTCTACTCGGCCGACCCGGACGGCGGCAAGCAGGCCCAGCTGGTGCAGACCGCCATCGACCAGAAGGTGGACGGCATCATCGTCACCCTGGCCAAGCCGGACGCCCTCAAGGACGTGCTGGCCCGGGCCAGGGCGGCGAACATCCCGGTGGTGTCGATCAACTCCGGGGCCGACCGGTCGGCCGCGCTCGGCGCCGTCGCCCACTTCGGGCAGGACGAGACCATCGCCGGGGAGGCCGCCGGTGAGCAGCTGGAGAAGATCGGCGCCACCAAGGCCGTCTGCGTCATCCACGAGCAGGGCAACGTGGGTCACGAGGCCCGCTGCGCCGGCGCCGAGAAGACCTTCGGCGGCCGGATGGAGAACCTGTACGTGCAGGGCACCAACATGCCGCAGGTCAAGTCCTCCATCACCGCCAAGCTGCAGAGCGACCCGGGCATCGACGGGATCCTGACCCTCGGCGCCCCGTTCGCCGCCACCGCCGTCGACTCGGTCGAGCAGACCGGAAGCTCCGCCAAGGTCGGCACCTTCGACCTCAACAAGGACCTGATCGCCTCCGTCCGGAACGGGTCCATCTGGTTCGCCGTCGACCAGCAGCCGTACCTGCAGGGCTACCTGGCGGTGGACGAGCTGTGGCTGCTGAAGACCAACGGCAACGTCATCGGCGGCGGCCGGCCCGTGCTGACCGGACCGGCGATCGTCACCAAGGACAACGCCGACACCGTCGCCCCGTTCGCCGACCGGGGGACCCGGTGA
- a CDS encoding VanZ family protein, producing MLTSTRRPPTASERRRPPWYVIVLRVLAVLVALGALGVFSYYAARLTLSPVNDRGQAGGNVDPGHSLRFYLDQPTWDAARQIGGNMVLLAPLGVLLPIVSTRLRGPLRLALVGAMASLAIETVQGTVVLGRAFDVDDIILNTAGVVLAYLLVGRKLSHLLRGRPQPDGSGTSRKTLSSRSTRSA from the coding sequence GTGCTCACGTCGACCCGCCGACCCCCCACCGCCTCGGAACGCCGCCGGCCCCCCTGGTACGTGATCGTCCTGCGCGTCCTGGCCGTGCTCGTGGCGCTCGGCGCGCTCGGCGTCTTCTCCTACTACGCGGCCCGGCTGACGCTGAGCCCGGTGAACGACCGGGGCCAGGCGGGCGGCAACGTGGACCCGGGGCACTCGCTGCGGTTCTACCTGGACCAGCCCACCTGGGACGCGGCCCGGCAGATCGGCGGGAACATGGTGCTGCTGGCGCCCCTGGGGGTGCTGCTGCCGATCGTGTCGACCCGGCTGCGGGGGCCGCTGCGGCTGGCGCTGGTGGGCGCGATGGCGTCACTGGCGATCGAGACCGTGCAGGGGACGGTGGTGCTCGGCCGGGCGTTCGACGTGGACGACATCATCCTGAACACCGCCGGCGTGGTGCTGGCCTACCTGCTGGTCGGCCGCAAGCTGTCGCATCTGCTGCGCGGGCGGCCTCAGCCGGACGGGTCGGGGACCAGCCGGAAGACCCTCAGCTCCCGCTCGACCCGTTCGGCGTAG
- a CDS encoding coiled-coil domain-containing protein — protein sequence MTVTGEVTGTLSLPGGDTENVVGDRALIAVQAINISRLSTHPVPTVPGTLIVVAGQGPKDSNGAGKSSFIAAITALLGDEQWRFASGARAVAELLFNAELAAQGESQWASADHGYIIGVFAGDTAAPEGPAPLTEHAAGTGNPGNPGGSASPTGHAGGVGSLRNSAPQTEHAAGTGNPGRPASPTQHAEDVGSPRDSAAQTEHAGGSAGSAGAASPAEHAVGELGDVVTVWLRVNVDAPHLEIRWRHGVHLATAPSEAERVALADRLWAQLPRSAGRRDFVAKDLGRVLYGGQVRCVSFLSTSVRSKVATNLLSQPLNEIPPERIFGAIAALTGLDRELEAERKSRADEHRERAKAAEARERLAEWEAEAEALLRTFDRRDAARREVEAALRHWRTRQARLLVDAAQADASCERELERLRAESAELAEAIRAVDREIEELTGGELDERLAAASAELAELRGRADRIGEDKAVLRDRLEELRRQVSALEDRRREADDRDEDAAVKELAEAEARRDEAQQRLGMAKGRLAQAERDLAAAEAGESSAPAQIRALAAAGIAAVGLLDVIDLAPRARERWEKALWPYREAVVVAASDVPAAVEALRALPGSMIVPAEGPLTGEAAADGLPEGVGCRAALGPFFAALSGEDATGVVVVGGFPEPVTGRVARVQAARAALEEAREAVETARRQAADASAEVALAGRRLAGARAATELAEVMETMAELRERLEALASGEARLGPRLGAAEQTVRRLQAKADTRALEIDRLRGRREAHERTRDKTREQAAELADRRVALGLEDLQRQWGGSIESAEEWLLALGQDERTWTPDEWWHTAEKHLGEALRRVFPDGVSDEDMPEEIRFLLRERAEGEGRRTEREQSTFPRLAKALESYLRQQEDYERHQRRQIEVQLSARRIDMEKAQTGAEEAADAAAAHRAALTAAIRARLQRVAEEFEKLDLAYGGYGATLEFPTPEPPADPEQEWRWRVVPKWRRSEGQRYVPYNRRANTALMDEKAVKLVCAAALASSGGGRLVLVLDELGRNLGKEHRKEAVALFRRIGETHGITVIGALQDDMEPYAIDACGQYVKLRRSSDAMPYNEPPVVVGYDEHEARVRLLAEHVSATRPTL from the coding sequence GTGACGGTCACGGGGGAGGTCACGGGGACGCTGTCCCTGCCGGGCGGGGACACCGAGAACGTGGTGGGCGACCGCGCGCTGATCGCGGTGCAGGCGATCAACATCTCGCGGCTGTCGACCCATCCGGTGCCGACCGTTCCGGGCACGCTGATCGTGGTGGCCGGGCAGGGCCCCAAGGATTCCAACGGGGCGGGCAAGTCCTCGTTCATCGCGGCGATCACCGCGCTGCTGGGCGACGAGCAGTGGCGGTTCGCGTCGGGCGCGCGGGCGGTGGCGGAGCTGCTGTTCAACGCCGAGCTGGCGGCGCAGGGCGAGAGCCAGTGGGCCAGCGCCGACCACGGCTACATCATCGGCGTCTTCGCCGGAGACACGGCAGCCCCAGAGGGACCGGCCCCCTTGACGGAACACGCCGCAGGCACCGGAAACCCGGGGAATCCGGGAGGATCGGCCTCTCCGACAGGGCACGCCGGAGGCGTGGGGAGCCTAAGGAACTCGGCCCCTCAGACGGAACACGCCGCAGGTACGGGAAATCCTGGAAGACCGGCTTCCCCGACACAGCATGCCGAAGACGTGGGGAGCCCAAGGGACTCGGCCGCCCAGACGGAACACGCCGGAGGGTCGGCGGGCTCGGCGGGGGCGGCGTCCCCGGCGGAGCACGCCGTCGGAGAGCTGGGCGACGTGGTGACGGTGTGGCTGCGGGTGAACGTGGACGCGCCGCATCTGGAGATCCGCTGGCGGCACGGCGTTCACCTGGCGACGGCGCCGTCGGAGGCCGAGCGGGTGGCGCTGGCCGACCGGCTGTGGGCCCAGCTGCCGCGTTCGGCGGGGCGTCGCGACTTCGTGGCCAAGGACCTGGGCCGGGTGCTGTACGGCGGGCAGGTGCGGTGCGTATCGTTCCTGTCGACCTCGGTGCGCAGCAAGGTCGCCACCAATCTGCTGTCGCAGCCGCTGAACGAGATCCCGCCGGAACGGATCTTCGGCGCGATCGCCGCGCTCACCGGGCTGGACCGGGAGCTGGAGGCCGAACGCAAGTCCCGCGCCGACGAGCACCGCGAGCGCGCCAAGGCCGCCGAGGCGCGTGAGCGGCTGGCCGAGTGGGAGGCCGAGGCCGAGGCGCTGCTCAGGACGTTCGACCGCCGCGACGCCGCCCGCCGGGAGGTGGAGGCGGCGCTGCGGCACTGGCGGACCCGGCAGGCCCGGCTGCTGGTGGACGCCGCCCAGGCCGACGCCTCCTGCGAGCGCGAGCTGGAACGGCTGCGCGCCGAGTCCGCCGAGCTGGCCGAGGCGATCCGGGCGGTGGACCGCGAGATCGAGGAGCTGACCGGCGGGGAGCTGGACGAGCGGCTGGCCGCCGCGTCCGCCGAGCTGGCCGAGCTGCGCGGCCGGGCCGACCGGATCGGCGAGGACAAGGCGGTGCTGCGGGACCGGCTGGAGGAGCTGCGCCGCCAGGTGTCGGCGCTGGAGGACCGGCGGCGCGAGGCCGACGACCGGGACGAGGACGCCGCGGTCAAGGAGCTGGCCGAGGCCGAGGCCCGCCGCGACGAGGCCCAGCAGCGGCTCGGGATGGCCAAGGGCCGGCTCGCCCAGGCCGAACGGGACCTGGCCGCCGCCGAGGCGGGCGAGAGCAGCGCCCCCGCGCAGATCCGGGCGCTGGCCGCGGCGGGGATCGCGGCGGTGGGGCTGCTGGACGTGATCGACCTGGCCCCACGGGCCCGGGAGCGCTGGGAGAAGGCGCTGTGGCCGTACCGGGAGGCGGTGGTGGTCGCCGCGTCGGACGTGCCCGCGGCCGTCGAGGCGCTGCGCGCCCTGCCCGGGTCGATGATCGTTCCGGCGGAGGGGCCGCTGACCGGCGAGGCGGCGGCGGACGGCCTGCCCGAGGGGGTCGGCTGCCGGGCGGCGCTGGGGCCGTTCTTCGCGGCGCTGTCCGGCGAGGACGCGACCGGGGTCGTGGTGGTGGGCGGCTTCCCGGAGCCGGTGACCGGGCGGGTGGCGCGCGTGCAGGCGGCGCGGGCGGCGCTGGAGGAGGCCCGGGAGGCGGTCGAGACCGCCCGGCGGCAGGCCGCCGACGCCTCCGCCGAGGTCGCGCTGGCGGGGCGGCGGCTGGCCGGGGCGCGCGCCGCCACCGAGCTGGCCGAGGTCATGGAGACCATGGCCGAGCTGCGGGAACGGCTGGAGGCGCTGGCGTCGGGCGAGGCCAGGCTGGGTCCCCGGCTGGGCGCCGCCGAGCAGACCGTTCGGCGGTTGCAGGCCAAGGCCGACACCCGCGCGCTGGAGATCGACCGGCTGCGCGGCCGCCGCGAGGCCCACGAACGCACCCGCGACAAGACCCGCGAGCAGGCCGCCGAGCTGGCCGACCGGCGGGTGGCGCTCGGGCTGGAGGACCTGCAGCGGCAGTGGGGCGGTTCGATCGAGTCCGCCGAGGAGTGGCTGCTGGCGCTCGGCCAGGACGAGCGGACCTGGACGCCGGACGAGTGGTGGCACACCGCCGAGAAGCATCTCGGCGAGGCGCTGCGGCGGGTGTTCCCGGACGGCGTGAGCGACGAGGACATGCCGGAGGAGATCCGGTTCCTGCTGCGCGAACGGGCCGAGGGCGAGGGCCGCCGCACCGAACGCGAGCAGTCCACGTTCCCCCGGCTGGCCAAGGCGCTGGAGAGCTACCTGCGGCAGCAGGAGGACTACGAGCGGCACCAGCGGCGGCAGATCGAGGTGCAGCTGTCGGCCCGCCGGATCGACATGGAGAAGGCGCAGACCGGCGCGGAGGAGGCGGCGGACGCGGCGGCGGCGCACCGGGCCGCGCTGACCGCCGCGATCCGGGCGCGGCTGCAGCGGGTCGCCGAGGAGTTCGAGAAGCTGGACCTGGCCTACGGCGGGTACGGGGCGACGCTGGAGTTCCCCACCCCCGAGCCGCCCGCCGACCCCGAGCAGGAGTGGCGCTGGCGGGTCGTGCCCAAGTGGCGGCGGTCCGAGGGCCAGCGGTACGTGCCGTACAACCGGCGCGCCAACACCGCCCTGATGGACGAGAAGGCGGTCAAGCTGGTGTGCGCGGCTGCGCTGGCCAGCTCGGGCGGCGGCCGGCTGGTCCTGGTGCTGGACGAGCTGGGCCGCAACCTGGGCAAGGAGCACCGCAAGGAGGCGGTGGCGCTGTTCCGCCGGATCGGCGAGACCCACGGCATCACGGTGATCGGCGCGCTGCAGGACGACATGGAGCCGTACGCCATCGACGCCTGCGGCCAGTACGTCAAGCTGCGCCGCTCGTCGGACGCCATGCCGTACAACGAACCCCCGGTCGTCGTCGGCTACGACGAGCACGAGGCCCGCGTCCGCCTGCTCGCCGAACACGTGAGCGCCACCCGCCCCACCCTCTGA
- a CDS encoding nitroreductase family deazaflavin-dependent oxidoreductase codes for MADLIRKILGPPLQRMSGARWFARVGPKVVPPVDRALHRITGGRVMLGRLVVPSLLLTTVGSVSGRPRQVPLACMPEPDGGWIVVGSNFGRERHPAWTTNLLKEPTATVGYQGRTVQVTAHLLDEGERAEIWPRLLEVWPVYDRYAERVERELRVFRLVPDPSG; via the coding sequence ATGGCCGACCTGATCCGCAAGATCCTGGGACCGCCGCTGCAGCGGATGTCCGGCGCCCGCTGGTTCGCCCGCGTCGGGCCGAAGGTCGTGCCCCCGGTGGACCGGGCGCTGCACCGGATCACCGGCGGGCGGGTCATGCTCGGCCGGCTCGTCGTCCCGAGCCTGCTGCTGACCACCGTCGGCAGCGTCAGCGGGCGGCCCCGCCAGGTCCCGCTGGCCTGCATGCCCGAACCGGACGGCGGCTGGATCGTGGTCGGCAGCAACTTCGGCCGCGAACGCCACCCGGCCTGGACCACCAACCTGCTCAAGGAGCCCACGGCCACCGTCGGCTACCAGGGGCGCACCGTGCAGGTCACCGCCCACCTGCTGGACGAGGGCGAACGCGCCGAGATCTGGCCCCGTCTGCTGGAGGTCTGGCCGGTGTACGACCGCTACGCCGAACGGGTCGAGCGGGAGCTGAGGGTCTTCCGGCTGGTCCCCGACCCGTCCGGCTGA